CCAAGCGGTACCGTCACCCGCGTCAGCCAGCGTTTTTCCCAATCCGAGCTGCATGCGCGCGCGATCCTCGGTTTGCCTATCGACGCCACGCTGATCAGCCCAGGCGCCTGCGCCTTTAGCAGTCACGTGCCCGCTGATATTCCGCGCGAACAATTCGCCCAGGCGCTGAGCACGCCCGAATCCGATATTCACTTCAGCACCGATGGTGGCACGGTGGCGATGGCCACGGCCGATGATATCCATCAGGCATGGGAGCGTGCGATTAAGGTGCGCGAGATTCTGCTTAATCACTAAACATTGCGGCCAGCTTGCGTTCGCTGAGCAGCATTGGCACATGGGCCATGCCGGCGTCGTCGAAAAGCTCACCACATTGCTCAAAACCAAATTGCTCATAATAGCCTTTGAGCGGTTCTTGGGCTGCGATCCATACGGCGCGCATGGGTTCGCGCTCGAAGGCGAGGCGAAGCGCATTGATCATCAGTTCAGCGCCAAAGCCGGTGCCGCGATGAGAGGGCTTGAGTACGAACCGGCCCAGCTTGGTCACTTCGCGGCCATCGACTTGATCCGGAAAGACGCGCGCGGTGCCCAGGATTTGATTGGGCTGGCCGGTTTCGAAGGCTCGCACGTGCAAGGTGGTGCTCAGGGGATCGATGTGGTCGATCTCCTCATAGGGGCATTGTTGTTCCACCACAAAGACGTCGGTGCGCAGCTTATACAGCTCGTGGAGCTCGCGGGGGCTGAGCTCGGAGATATTGGAAACGGCAAAGATAAACGACATGAGCAGACACCTTAGCCACAGAAACAGACAAAACCCCAAATTAAACGGGCAAAGTGTGACCGAATAATTTGGGGAGGCCTGCTCTGTGGCCTAGTTCATACGAGCGTGCTTAACCATCTCGTCCCATTCGACGATTTTTTTGCGTTCGCGTCCTTCTTGTTGGCCGAGGGTGCGTTCTTGTTGGTCGAGTTGGTACCAGCCGTCCCAGGTGGTGATGGGGATGTTGTTGGTGCTCAGGTGGTTGATGATGGCTTGGGGGTCGCGGTTGGGTGCTGGGGTGAGGTGGCCTTGGTTCCAGTCGTTTAGCAATGCGGTGGTGGTTTCTTTGGCGTCGGATTTGGTGTTGCCGATTAAGCCTACGGGGCCGCGCTTGATCCAGCCGGTGGCGTAGAGGGCTGGGATGGGTTCGCCATCGGTGGTGGTGACGTGGGCGCCGTCGTTGGGGATGGTGTGGGTGGTGGTGTCGAAGGGCACGCCGGTAATGGGGGTGGAGCGGTAGCCGACGGCGCGGTAGACGGCTTGGACGTCCCAGTCGGTGGTGGTGCCGGTGGCCTGGACGTTGCCGGTGCCGTCGAGTTGGGTGCGTTCGGTGCGCAGTCCGGTGACGTGTCCGTTGGTGCCGAGGATTTCGGTGGGGGATTCGAAAAAGTGGATGAACAGTTTGTGGGGTGCGCCTTTGGGTTCGCGCATGGCGTAGGCCTCTAAGGTTTGGCAGACGAGGTCTTGGGATTTGGATTCGTGGCGGGTGGTAATCGAGGCGTCGTCGTAGTCGATGTCTTCGGGGTTGACGATGACTTCGATGGTGTCGGAGTGGTCGAGTTCTTTGAGTTCGAGTGGGGTGAATTTGGCTTGGGCTGGGCCGCGTCGGCCGAAGACGTGGATTTCTTTGGCCTGGTTTTGTTTGAGGGTGTGGTAGACGTTGTCGGGGATTTCGGTGGTGTGGAGTTCGTCGGCGGTTTTGGCAAGGATGCGTGCGACATCTAATGCGACGTTGCCGACACCGATGACGGCAACGCGTTCGGCGCTTAGGTCCCAGGTGCGTTGGAAGTCGGGGTTGCCGTCGTAGAAGCCGACGAATTCGCCGGCGCCGTAGGAGCCTTCTAGGTCGGTGCCGGGGATGTTAAGGTCGCGGTCATCGGTGGCGCCGGTGGCGAAGATGATGGCGTCGTAGTATTCGCGGAGTTGATCGATGGTGATGTCGTTGCCGACGTCGACGTTGCCGATGAGGCGGATCTGTGGTTTGTCGAGGATGTTGTGCAGGCTGGTGATGATGCCTTTGATGCGTGGGTGGTCTGGTGCGACGCCGTAGCGGATTAGGCCGAAGGGTGTTGGCATGCGTTCGATGAGGTCGATGGTGACGTCTTGGCCGGATTTGATTAACAGGTCCGAGGCGTAGATCCCGGCGGGCCCGGCACCAACAACAGCAACACGCAATGTAGACACAGATCTTCCTTCTCAGTAGTTAATAGTTTTGCTTAGTCTACGCGCTGGTATTGCTAGGAATCTAGCCGGGGTCGCACCCTTTCTTACGATAAAACCCGTGGTTGTCGCATCACGCTGTGATGCGGGGCTCAAAGCTGTAAGCTGTGTGGTTGATGCCATGCGGTGCACCATGCCGCGATGAATGAAAGGATGCCCGTGACTGATTATCAGCCCACCTCCGTGCTGCTTACCCGCGCCGGCCGGAATTTTGACTCCTTTAACCTCGACGCTTTCGCAGATCAGCTCGGTTTGCAGGTGCGCGAGCTGATTCAAGATACCCCCGAGCTTGGCGCGATCCTTGCCCAGGATCCCCTCGCCGCCGGTGAAGTGCTCCTGGTCGGCTCCGGCAACGTCGATTTCGATGCCAAAGCAGCCTCGGCGCTGGGCGTTCCGCTCCTTTTGCTTATCGACGCCCCCGGTGTGCACATCGACCTCGCCCAACAGGAAGCAGCCGCACTGGAAGCTACCCTGGCGGCCACCTTCAGCGCAGAAGAAGCCATTAGCGCCGAAGGTATTCAAAGGATCCGCAGCGCAATTGCCTCCGCCGATGCGCGCCAGGTAATGAGCGCCCCCGTATTTGAGCACTGGCTTCTAGATAAAGCCCGCCAGCAACCCGCCCACATCGTCTTGCCCGAAGGTGACGATGATCGCATCCTCGAAGCCGCTCACCTGCTGCTTGAGCAAAAGGTTTGCGAGCTCACCATCTTGGGTGACCCCGATGCCATTCAGCGCCGCGCCGAAGAGCTTGGCTTTAACCTCAGCGAGGCTCATTTCCGCGATCCTGAGAATGATCCCCAGTCCGAGGAATTCGCCCAAGAATTTGCAGAATTGCGTAAGTCGAAGGGCGTCACCATCGAGCAGGCGCGCGAGACCATGAAAGACATCTCCTACTACGCCACGATGATGATTTATAAAGGCCTCGCCGATGGCATGGTCTCTGGTGCCGCGCACACCACCGCGCACACCATTAAGCCTTCCTTCCAAATCATCAAAACCTCGCCCGGCACCTCCGTCGTTTCTTCCATCTTCCTCATGGTGATGCGTGATCGACTCTGGGCCTTTGGTGATTGTGCCGTCAACCCAAACCCCACCGCCGAGCAGCTTGCAGAAATCGCCGTGGTTTCCGCACGCACCGCAGCGCAGTTCGGCATCGATCCCCGCGTGGCCATGCTCAGCTACTCCACCGGAACCTCAGGTTCTGGACCCGATGTGGACCGTGCGGCCCAGGCCGTGGAAAAGGCCCGTGAGCTGGATCCGCAGGTCAAGATCGACGGCCCCTTGCAGTTCGACGCCGCCTGCGACCTGTCGGTGGCAAAGAAGAAGATGCCCGATTCTGAGGTGGCAGGTCAGGCGAATGTGTTTATCTTCCCCGACCTCGAAGCGGGTAATATTGGCTACAAAACAGCGCAGCGCACCGGCCACGCACTCGCCGTGGGCCCGATTTTGCAGGGTCTGAACAAGCCTGTGAATGACCTCTCGCGCGGCGCCACCGTGCCCGACATTGTCAACACCGTGGCAATTACCGCCATTCAGGCAGGAGGAAAGTAAATGTCTTTGGTTCTCGTCTTAAACTCTGGTTCTTCCTCCATCAAATTCCAGTTGGTTGATCCAACCCAGCACGCCACCGATGAGCCCTTCGCCTCTGGTTTGGTCGAGCAGATTGGCGAGCCCAAAGGCAAGGTGACCCTCAAGCACGCCGGCGAAAAGCACGAGGTAGAAGCACCCATTCCCGATCACTCTGCTGGCCTTGCGCTCGCCTTTGAGCTGATGAATGAGCACAAGTGCGGTCCGCGTGATGCAGACATCGTTGCTGTGGGGCACCGCGTAGTTCACGGCGGCATCCTCTTTTCCTCACCGCAGGTGATCACCGACGAAATCGTCGACATGGTGCGCGACCTCATTCCGCTTGCTCCGCTGCATAACCCGGCCAATATCGACGGCATTGAGGTTGCCCGCGAAATCCTGCCGGATGTGCCGCACGTTGCCGTCTTCGATACCGGCTTCTTCCACTCCATGCCACCGGCCGCTGCGCTGTATGCCATCGAGGCTGAAACCGCCGTGGAGCATGGCGTGCGCCGCTATGGCTTCCACGGCACCAGCCACGAGTATGTATCCAAGAAGGTAGCGGAGCTGCTGGATCTGCCCGCCGAGGCGATCAACCAGATCACGCTGCACTTGGGCAATGGCGCCTCCTGTGCCGCTATCCGCGGTGGTCAGGCCATTGATACCTCCATGGGTATGACGCCCCTTGCTGGCCTGGTAATGGGTACTCGATCGGGTGATATTGACCCGGGTATCGTCTTCCACCTATACCGCACCGCGGGCATGAGCATCGATGAGATTGACCAGATGCTGAATAAGCGCTCGGGTGTGAAG
This window of the Corynebacterium pseudopelargi genome carries:
- the pta gene encoding phosphate acetyltransferase; the protein is MPVTDYQPTSVLLTRAGRNFDSFNLDAFADQLGLQVRELIQDTPELGAILAQDPLAAGEVLLVGSGNVDFDAKAASALGVPLLLLIDAPGVHIDLAQQEAAALEATLAATFSAEEAISAEGIQRIRSAIASADARQVMSAPVFEHWLLDKARQQPAHIVLPEGDDDRILEAAHLLLEQKVCELTILGDPDAIQRRAEELGFNLSEAHFRDPENDPQSEEFAQEFAELRKSKGVTIEQARETMKDISYYATMMIYKGLADGMVSGAAHTTAHTIKPSFQIIKTSPGTSVVSSIFLMVMRDRLWAFGDCAVNPNPTAEQLAEIAVVSARTAAQFGIDPRVAMLSYSTGTSGSGPDVDRAAQAVEKARELDPQVKIDGPLQFDAACDLSVAKKKMPDSEVAGQANVFIFPDLEAGNIGYKTAQRTGHALAVGPILQGLNKPVNDLSRGATVPDIVNTVAITAIQAGGK
- a CDS encoding FAD-dependent oxidoreductase; amino-acid sequence: MSTLRVAVVGAGPAGIYASDLLIKSGQDVTIDLIERMPTPFGLIRYGVAPDHPRIKGIITSLHNILDKPQIRLIGNVDVGNDITIDQLREYYDAIIFATGATDDRDLNIPGTDLEGSYGAGEFVGFYDGNPDFQRTWDLSAERVAVIGVGNVALDVARILAKTADELHTTEIPDNVYHTLKQNQAKEIHVFGRRGPAQAKFTPLELKELDHSDTIEVIVNPEDIDYDDASITTRHESKSQDLVCQTLEAYAMREPKGAPHKLFIHFFESPTEILGTNGHVTGLRTERTQLDGTGNVQATGTTTDWDVQAVYRAVGYRSTPITGVPFDTTTHTIPNDGAHVTTTDGEPIPALYATGWIKRGPVGLIGNTKSDAKETTTALLNDWNQGHLTPAPNRDPQAIINHLSTNNIPITTWDGWYQLDQQERTLGQQEGRERKKIVEWDEMVKHARMN
- a CDS encoding acetate kinase, with translation MSLVLVLNSGSSSIKFQLVDPTQHATDEPFASGLVEQIGEPKGKVTLKHAGEKHEVEAPIPDHSAGLALAFELMNEHKCGPRDADIVAVGHRVVHGGILFSSPQVITDEIVDMVRDLIPLAPLHNPANIDGIEVAREILPDVPHVAVFDTGFFHSMPPAAALYAIEAETAVEHGVRRYGFHGTSHEYVSKKVAELLDLPAEAINQITLHLGNGASCAAIRGGQAIDTSMGMTPLAGLVMGTRSGDIDPGIVFHLYRTAGMSIDEIDQMLNKRSGVKGLSGVNDFRELRKMIEDENQDAWLAYNIYIHQLRRYIGSYMIALGRVNAITFTAGVGENDVDVRADALAHLEGFGIKIDPERNAQPNTGPREISTDDSAIKVFVVPTNEELAIARYAQELACK
- a CDS encoding GNAT family N-acetyltransferase, whose amino-acid sequence is MSFIFAVSNISELSPRELHELYKLRTDVFVVEQQCPYEEIDHIDPLSTTLHVRAFETGQPNQILGTARVFPDQVDGREVTKLGRFVLKPSHRGTGFGAELMINALRLAFEREPMRAVWIAAQEPLKGYYEQFGFEQCGELFDDAGMAHVPMLLSERKLAAMFSD